One stretch of Arachis duranensis cultivar V14167 chromosome 1, aradu.V14167.gnm2.J7QH, whole genome shotgun sequence DNA includes these proteins:
- the LOC127745507 gene encoding NADH-ubiquinone oxidoreductase chain 6, with the protein MILSVLSSPALVSGLMVSRAKNPVHSVLFPILVFRDTSGLLLLLGLDFSAMIFPVVHIGAIAVSFLFVVMMFHIQIAEIHEEVLRYLPVSGIIGLILWWEMFFILDNETIPLLPTQRNTTSLRYTVYAGKVRSWTNLETLGNLLYTYYFVWFLVPSLILLVAMIGAIVLTMHRTTQVKRQDVFRRNALDFRRTIMRRTTDNSRSTKRKVSGDIGSNPIREIGWEGRE; encoded by the coding sequence ATGATACTTTCTGTTTTGTCGAGCCCTGCTTTGGTCTCTGGTTTGATGGTTTCACGTGCTAAAAATCCGGTACATTCCGTTTTGTTTCCCATCCTAGTCTTTCGCGACACTTCAGGTTTACTTCTTTTGTTAGGTCTCGACTTCTCCGCTATGATCTTCCCAGTAGTTCATATAGGAGCTATAGCCGTTTCATTCCTATTCGTTGTTATGATGTTCCATATTCAAATTGCGGAGATTCACGAAGAAGTATTGCGCTATTTACCAGTTAGTGGTATTATTGGACTGATCCTTTGGTGGGAAATGTTCTTCATTTTAGATAATGAAACCATTCCATTACTACCAACCCAAAGAAATACGACCTCTCTGAGATATACGGTTTATGCCGGAAAGGTACGAAGTTGGACTAATTTGGAAACATTGGGCAATTTACTTTACACCTACTATTTCGTCTGGTTTTTGGTTCCTAGTCTAATTTTATTAGTAGCCATGATTGGGGCTATAGTACTTACTATGCATAGGACGACTCAGGTAAAAAGACAGGATGTTTTCCGACGAAATGCTCTTGATTTTAGGAGGACTATAATGAGGAGGACGACAGATAACTCACGATCTACTAAAAGGAAAGTTTCCGGAGATATTGGTTCGAATCCAATTCGTGAGATAGGATGGGAAGGAAGAGAGTAA
- the LOC127745500 gene encoding ATP synthase subunit a-like, giving the protein MSEIFVLGFCFCFYVSVNTWHAYRIIQINERLQKPMTFKITWKDGLVITPWERPIGPTHGPSDPSSPSGSPVKDALDLAQDVPHSPLDQFAIKSFLDMRVGYLYISFTNPAFFMLLTLGLVFLLFHLVTKKGGGKSVPNAWQSLVELIYDFVPNLVNEQIGGLSGNVKQKFFPCISVTFTFSLFCNLQGMIPYSFTVTSHFLITLGLSFSIFIGITLVGFQRNGLHFLSFSLPAGVPLPLAPFLVLLELIPHSFHALSSGIRLFANMMAGHSSVKILSGSAWTMLCMNDLFYFIGDLGPLSLVLALTGLELGVAISQAHVSTISICIYLNDATNLHQTFFFFCYFFIIE; this is encoded by the coding sequence ATGTCAGAGATTTTTGTGCTTGGCTTTTGCTTCTGTTTTTACGTAAGCGTAAACACTTGGCACGCTTATAGGATTATCCAGATAAATGAAAGATTACAGAAGCCCATGACATTTAAAATAACTTGGAAAGACGGGTTGGTGATAACCCCGTGGGAACGGCCTATTGGTCCCACCCACGGCCCATCTGACCCTTCTTCGCCTTCGGGTTCTCCAGTTAAGGATGCCCTGGATCTAGCGCAAGATGTTCCCCACAGCCCCCTTGATCAATTTGCCATTAAGTCATTTCTTGATATGAGGGTAGGATACTTGTATATCTCATTCACAAATCCCGCTTTCTTTATGCTGCTAACTCTCGGTTTGGTCTTCCTGCTGTTTCATTTGGTTACTAAAAAGGGCGGAGGAAAGTCAGTACCAAATGCTTGGCAATCCTTGGTAGAGCTTATTTATGATTTCGTGCCGAACCTGGTAAACGAACAAATAGGTGGTCTTTCCGGAAATGTGAAACAAAAGTTTTTCCCTTGCATCTCGGTCACTTTTACTTTTTCGTTATTTTGTAATCTCCAGGGTATGATACCTTATAGCTTCACAGTTACAAGTCATTTTCTCATTACTTTGGGTCTctcattttccatttttattGGCATTACTCTAGTGGGATTTCAAAGAAATGGGCTTCATTTTTTAAGCTTCTCATTACCCGCAGGAGTCCCACTGCCGTTAGCACCTTTTTTAGTACTCCTTGAGCTAATCCCTCATAGTTTTCACGCATTAAGCTCAGGAATACGTTTATTTGCTAATATGATGGCCGGTCATAGTTCAGTAAAGATTTTAAGTGGGTCCGCTTGGACTATGCTATGTATGAATGATCTTTTCTATTTCATAGGAGATCTTGGTCCTTTAAGTTTAGTTCTTGCATTAACCGGTCTGGAATTAGGCGTAGCTATATCACAAGCTCATGTTTCTACGATCTCAATCTGTATTTACTTGAATGATGCTACAAATCTCCAtcaaactttcttttttttttgttatttttttataattgaataa